In Thermovirga sp., a genomic segment contains:
- the rpsU gene encoding 30S ribosomal protein S21 → RFKREVSKGGILREARRRKHYEKPSEAKKRKREDASRKRRRK, encoded by the coding sequence AGCGCTTCAAGCGAGAGGTATCCAAGGGAGGCATCCTGCGCGAGGCGCGCAGGCGGAAGCACTATGAAAAACCCAGCGAAGCCAAAAAGAGAAAGAGAGAGGACGCTTCAAGAAAACGCAGAAGAAAATAG
- the nrdR gene encoding transcriptional repressor NrdR translates to MRCPKCGLMETRVLETRTAGEGRVIRRRRECPGCQYRFTTYERFEDRPVLWIVKKSGQREVFDREKLLKGLAKACEKLPIPLEQIEEAVSRIEEALRGTGQGEVSSLAVGSLAMEELRNIHKVAYVRFASVYREFTDISSFVEEISRLRDERNGYR, encoded by the coding sequence ATGCGTTGTCCCAAGTGCGGCCTGATGGAGACCAGGGTTCTCGAAACCAGGACGGCGGGCGAGGGAAGGGTTATCCGCAGGCGCAGGGAGTGCCCCGGGTGCCAGTATCGTTTCACCACCTATGAAAGATTTGAGGACCGCCCCGTGCTTTGGATAGTCAAGAAGAGCGGCCAGAGGGAAGTTTTCGACAGGGAAAAGCTGCTCAAGGGGCTTGCCAAGGCCTGTGAAAAGCTGCCCATCCCCCTGGAGCAGATCGAGGAGGCCGTTTCCAGGATAGAGGAAGCCCTGAGAGGGACAGGACAAGGGGAGGTCTCGAGTTTGGCCGTGGGATCCCTGGCCATGGAGGAACTGAGGAATATCCACAAGGTGGCCTACGTGAGGTTTGCCTCGGTCTACAGGGAATTCACCGATATTTCCAGTTTCGTCGAGGAGATCTCCAGGCTCCGCGATGAAAGGAACGGGTACCGTTGA